AAACCTACAGCCACAGGAAAGCCCACTTCCACCTCCAAATTGGCGCCCAAAAAAGCGGACCCCAAGGTGCCTCAGACTAAACCTGGACCCACGAAGATTTCTAGTGGACCTGCTCCAAAGTTCCAAGCGGCCAGCAAACCTCTAGGACGAACGCCACCAAGCTCTCCTGCCATTAAATCCACTACTAGCAGCACAACGCTGACTAAACATGGAAGCAAACCCACTCAGGCGGTGTCTCCTTATTCTGCCGTCAGGAAGACAAAACCATCAAACTGTGCCTCTTATGGACCCGGCCAGAGGGGGACTGGCAAAGTGGTAACACATGCTAGACAACAACGAGTCAGCACCAATGTGAGTTTAGGTCAAAAACCAACTGCAGTGAAAGTTCCGTCCAAAGCGTCAGCTCAGGATGTGACTGTTCAGAGTCATCCGGCTGCTTCCTGCTCTCCGTGCAGCCTAATCAATACAGATGAGCACCAAGTTGCTCAAAGTGATGCTCGTTCTTCACCCCATGTGGAGCTTCCACCGCCACCAGAGGTCAGCAGTGAGCCTCTTGATGTGTTGGCGGTCCAAAAACCTTCCTCAACCGCTGCTAAGCCAGTGGCTCAGACAATAACGCCGAACGACGAGGAAGACGGAGAAGAAAAGGAGGTGAGCCAACCGGTGTCTGTTTCCGAAATGAGCGGCACTACGCAGCCCACTGAGGAGTCGCGTCCCGGATCGGCAGGACCAATGGGAGGCTCTGCTTGGAGGGCGGGCGGCGCTTTCCTCTCCGAGCTGGACTCTCTGAGCGGCAGCCAGCAGGGGGCGTCGGAGTTCAGCGCTCCCGGGGTCTTGGAGGGCACCGAGAGTATCGACGATCTCGGGGACGGCAGCTTGAAAGGCGCCTCTGTGAGCTCACCCGACTTTGAGAAGGTTCCAGATATTCCCGTCAACGACTTCGAGgaggacgacgacgacgacaGAGTGTGCGACATGGACGTAGGCTCCGAGCGCACGGACGAGATACAAAGACTCCGACATGACAACGATGTGGACGAGGAGGACGAAGACGTGGAGATGGCGAGCGAAGGCGTTACCGAGAGCGGTCTGGAAAGCTATGGGAACGCCGACGAAGACGACTTTGTGGACGACGAAAGGCTGGACAACTTGAACAGGTTGGCCCTGCCCCCTCCGCCTCCTCAGCTACCCTCGGCCCCGGGCGCTCAGTGGGACCGACCCAACCCGTTTGCGGATCCCTGGGCAGAACACAATCGAGCACAGCAGCCGAATCAAGTGGAAGCTGATGTCAGTCCTTTGCTAGAACCTTTGCAAGAAGACTCAGAGGCCGCGTCTCAATCTCCAGCTCAGGCCTGGCTGGAAATAAGTTCTGACTCGTGTATTACTGAACACCCTGGCGCCGCCCCGCTTACCTCTGACAAGGATGAGGGCCAAAGGTGTGTCGTGGCGCCTCTGCAGATCCTTGCTCCTCTTCCTGCGAGCACGCTGAGCAGCGAGAGCGGATCTCCAGCCCAGCTCATAGTGACGTCTCCTCAGCCGGACCTGATGGAGAGCAGAGATCAGAAAGTGAAAGCACAGACGATGCCAGCTGATGAAGTTCTCCGAGGGGTAGTAACCGCACTCACCTCCAACCCTTCCTCGTCTTCCGTAACCGAGGATGAGGCCAGCGACACAGAAGGGGAAGCACTGCTGGACGATGCTTTGGAAACTCAACAGAACCTCACCATCGAGATCCAACCTAAAGCCCGATTTCTCTCCACTGTGGAAGAATCAGAGGAATTCGAGACAGCCCGCTTGACCGAGGACATGACCCCACCTTCCGCTACCTCGCTGGCATCCTACGGCTTCGACTCGGCGACCACGGCCTCCAACGTGCAGTCCACAGGCGAGAGCTGCATCAAGAGTCCTGGCATCTTCTCTCTGGAGGAGCTGCCCGAGGAGTCCAAGGAGCTTCCTCATCCCACGCAGTCCAGCCTGGCGGAGCAGCAGTACACCGAGTGCAACAAACAGGCAGTAGAGTCCAGTGAAGAAGCGCCTACTCCCTCACCAGCTCGGTGCGCTTTGCAGCCAGCAGGAGAAAAGGCGGACGATCTCCACCTTCCATGTTTTTCTGCTATCTGTGAAAAGCCCGACACCTCTTTCACAGGTAACGTATGACTGACACAACCTGTCCTTGCCGCCTCGTCCTATGTGTCCTGAAATCTGTGGTGGTGGTGATAGAACAGAGAGCAAAAAGGGAAGCTATAGAAATGGAAAAAAGGCTTTCCTTATATAAAAGGCTGACATTCCTGTATGTGCAAtatagttattaataataacaataatggtcCATATTAATGCAAGGCACCTGACCTGACTTGACTGCTGCATGTACAAAAGATGGAAACATTTCAGTCCTCTTCAACAAATGTGGTGTGACTGGTTAAAAATATGAAGCTTATTTATCATTTTTACCAAATGAATCATACACCAACATGTCCTGattgtttttggggttttttgcacTTTAAATTGTATATCATTGTAAGCTTGTCAGTCTTTTGCAAAactaaacttaaaaataaagatgtTATTTTAACGATTTATTTTCATTgtgcgatttttattttttattttctttaaatggATGACTGATCAGCCAAGTTTATTTCGCCTTGCCACAAAATGTGTCCAAAGTCTGacttcgatttaaaaaaaaatatatattattggcCGTCAGCATATTTTGAACTATGGAGAGCCAAAAGGGACAAAATTAAGTACATAGCTCTTTAAAAATCCTTAGTGTGTAATTAATTATAAATGGAATTAATGCATAAATGTTTTGTTAAATGTGTCAATTTTTTATGTAacattaataaatgtaattatttcaacatataaatactttattttatgatttatttatttaattatttaataacacAAAAGtgatttagtttttac
The Entelurus aequoreus isolate RoL-2023_Sb linkage group LG18, RoL_Eaeq_v1.1, whole genome shotgun sequence DNA segment above includes these coding regions:
- the prr36a gene encoding mucin-5AC isoform X2; translation: MEHCGGLSWRPAIAKCGVKATVQLFNQARNRGNLRVWGMKPDGVTMDTTEPVEAVAVVEPSVSQDQAVERDATPPERAESDGAAEAATETIGNTKGAEPEVKPQAVASKMQAATKASSGSRSQPSTVSLHRNVNNHLSTKTTSGEKAAVKLSVAGAVPKKAVGVAAVAATVRPTTRVASKRPTGAATLSRPTSSAAVATGTNGSKHTTLNGSNGKPAAGIDKAARTKSSVTVGRSAAFLGPKASTSTAAKPEGGAIPKTNRPASAPSTSRSAPSASRLGSSVAGRSHNTATSAPSASRTASSTSRAANNVASRPPSSASARTAASKVATVPSSGRTAATHSTAAAAMKDPGRPPSSAVAKKPAASASAVAKKTELSKPTATGKPTSTSKLAPKKADPKVPQTKPGPTKISSGPAPKFQAASKPLGRTPPSSPAIKSTTSSTTLTKHGSKPTQAVSPYSAVRKTKPSNCASYGPGQRGTGKVVTHARQQRVSTNVSLGQKPTAVKVPSKASAQDVTVQSHPAASCSPCSLINTDEHQVAQSDARSSPHVELPPPPEVSSEPLDVLAVQKPSSTAAKPVAQTITPNDEEDGEEKEVSQPVSVSEMSGTTQPTEESRPGSAGPMGGSAWRAGGAFLSELDSLSGSQQGASEFSAPGVLEGTESIDDLGDGSLKGASVSSPDFEKVPDIPVNDFEEDDDDDRVCDMDVGSERTDEIQRLRHDNDVDEEDEDVEMASEGVTESGLESYGNADEDDFVDDERLDNLNRLALPPPPPQLPSAPGAQWDRPNPFADPWAEHNRAQQPNQVEADVSPLLEPLQEDSEAASQSPAQAWLEISSDSCITEHPGAAPLTSDKDEGQRCVVAPLQILAPLPASTLSSESGSPAQLIVTSPQPDLMESRDQKVKAQTMPADEVLRGVVTALTSNPSSSSVTEDEASDTEGEALLDDALETQQNLTIEIQPKARFLSTVEESEEFETARLTEDMTPPSATSLASYGFDSATTASNVQSTGESCIKSPGIFSLEELPEESKELPHPTQSSLAEQQYTECNKQAVESSEEAPTPSPARCALQPAGEKADDLHLPCFSAICEKPDTSFTGNV
- the prr36a gene encoding mucin-5AC isoform X4 codes for the protein MKPDGVTMDTTEPVEAVAVVEPSVSQDQAVERDATPPERAESDGAAEAATETIGNTKGAEPEVKPQAVASKMQAATKASSGSRSQPSTVSLHRNVNNHLSTKTTSGEKAAVKLSVAGAVPKKAVGVAAVAATVRPTTRVASKRPTGAATLSRPTSSAAVATGTNGSKHTTLNGSNGKPAAGIDKAARTKSSVTVGRSAAFLGPKASTSTAAKPEGGAIPKTNRPASAPSTSRSAPSASRLGSSVAGRSHNTATSAPSASRTASSTSRAANNVASRPPSSASARTAASKVATVPSSGRTAATHSTAAAAMKDPGRPPSSAVAKKPAASASAVAKKTELSKPTATGKPTSTSKLAPKKADPKVPQTKPGPTKISSGPAPKFQAASKPLGRTPPSSPAIKSTTSSTTLTKHGSKPTQAVSPYSAVRKTKPSNCASYGPGQRGTGKVVTHARQQRVSTNVSLGQKPTAVKVPSKASAQDVTVQSHPAASCSPCSLINTDEHQVAQSDARSSPHVELPPPPEVSSEPLDVLAVQKPSSTAAKPVAQTITPNDEEDGEEKEVSQPVSVSEMSGTTQPTEESRPGSAGPMGGSAWRAGGAFLSELDSLSGSQQGASEFSAPGVLEGTESIDDLGDGSLKGASVSSPDFEKVPDIPVNDFEEDDDDDRVCDMDVGSERTDEIQRLRHDNDVDEEDEDVEMASEGVTESGLESYGNADEDDFVDDERLDNLNRLALPPPPPQLPSAPGAQWDRPNPFADPWAEHNRAQQPNQVEADVSPLLEPLQEDSEAASQSPAQAWLEISSDSCITEHPGAAPLTSDKDEGQRCVVAPLQILAPLPASTLSSESGSPAQLIVTSPQPDLMESRDQKVKAQTMPADEVLRGVVTALTSNPSSSSVTEDEASDTEGEALLDDALETQQNLTIEIQPKARFLSTVEESEEFETARLTEDMTPPSATSLASYGFDSATTASNVQSTGESCIKSPGIFSLEELPEESKELPHPTQSSLAEQQYTECNKQAVESSEEAPTPSPARCALQPAGEKADDLHLPCFSAICEKPDTSFTGNV
- the prr36a gene encoding mucin-5AC isoform X3, whose amino-acid sequence is MEKCGVKATVQLFNQARNRGNLRVWGMKPDGVTMDTTEPVEAVAVVEPSVSQDQAVERDATPPERAESDGAAEAATETIGNTKGAEPEVKPQAVASKMQAATKASSGSRSQPSTVSLHRNVNNHLSTKTTSGEKAAVKLSVAGAVPKKAVGVAAVAATVRPTTRVASKRPTGAATLSRPTSSAAVATGTNGSKHTTLNGSNGKPAAGIDKAARTKSSVTVGRSAAFLGPKASTSTAAKPEGGAIPKTNRPASAPSTSRSAPSASRLGSSVAGRSHNTATSAPSASRTASSTSRAANNVASRPPSSASARTAASKVATVPSSGRTAATHSTAAAAMKDPGRPPSSAVAKKPAASASAVAKKTELSKPTATGKPTSTSKLAPKKADPKVPQTKPGPTKISSGPAPKFQAASKPLGRTPPSSPAIKSTTSSTTLTKHGSKPTQAVSPYSAVRKTKPSNCASYGPGQRGTGKVVTHARQQRVSTNVSLGQKPTAVKVPSKASAQDVTVQSHPAASCSPCSLINTDEHQVAQSDARSSPHVELPPPPEVSSEPLDVLAVQKPSSTAAKPVAQTITPNDEEDGEEKEVSQPVSVSEMSGTTQPTEESRPGSAGPMGGSAWRAGGAFLSELDSLSGSQQGASEFSAPGVLEGTESIDDLGDGSLKGASVSSPDFEKVPDIPVNDFEEDDDDDRVCDMDVGSERTDEIQRLRHDNDVDEEDEDVEMASEGVTESGLESYGNADEDDFVDDERLDNLNRLALPPPPPQLPSAPGAQWDRPNPFADPWAEHNRAQQPNQVEADVSPLLEPLQEDSEAASQSPAQAWLEISSDSCITEHPGAAPLTSDKDEGQRCVVAPLQILAPLPASTLSSESGSPAQLIVTSPQPDLMESRDQKVKAQTMPADEVLRGVVTALTSNPSSSSVTEDEASDTEGEALLDDALETQQNLTIEIQPKARFLSTVEESEEFETARLTEDMTPPSATSLASYGFDSATTASNVQSTGESCIKSPGIFSLEELPEESKELPHPTQSSLAEQQYTECNKQAVESSEEAPTPSPARCALQPAGEKADDLHLPCFSAICEKPDTSFTGNV
- the prr36a gene encoding mucin-5AC isoform X1; its protein translation is MTTIDPKCTRGTMLMKCGVKATVQLFNQARNRGNLRVWGMKPDGVTMDTTEPVEAVAVVEPSVSQDQAVERDATPPERAESDGAAEAATETIGNTKGAEPEVKPQAVASKMQAATKASSGSRSQPSTVSLHRNVNNHLSTKTTSGEKAAVKLSVAGAVPKKAVGVAAVAATVRPTTRVASKRPTGAATLSRPTSSAAVATGTNGSKHTTLNGSNGKPAAGIDKAARTKSSVTVGRSAAFLGPKASTSTAAKPEGGAIPKTNRPASAPSTSRSAPSASRLGSSVAGRSHNTATSAPSASRTASSTSRAANNVASRPPSSASARTAASKVATVPSSGRTAATHSTAAAAMKDPGRPPSSAVAKKPAASASAVAKKTELSKPTATGKPTSTSKLAPKKADPKVPQTKPGPTKISSGPAPKFQAASKPLGRTPPSSPAIKSTTSSTTLTKHGSKPTQAVSPYSAVRKTKPSNCASYGPGQRGTGKVVTHARQQRVSTNVSLGQKPTAVKVPSKASAQDVTVQSHPAASCSPCSLINTDEHQVAQSDARSSPHVELPPPPEVSSEPLDVLAVQKPSSTAAKPVAQTITPNDEEDGEEKEVSQPVSVSEMSGTTQPTEESRPGSAGPMGGSAWRAGGAFLSELDSLSGSQQGASEFSAPGVLEGTESIDDLGDGSLKGASVSSPDFEKVPDIPVNDFEEDDDDDRVCDMDVGSERTDEIQRLRHDNDVDEEDEDVEMASEGVTESGLESYGNADEDDFVDDERLDNLNRLALPPPPPQLPSAPGAQWDRPNPFADPWAEHNRAQQPNQVEADVSPLLEPLQEDSEAASQSPAQAWLEISSDSCITEHPGAAPLTSDKDEGQRCVVAPLQILAPLPASTLSSESGSPAQLIVTSPQPDLMESRDQKVKAQTMPADEVLRGVVTALTSNPSSSSVTEDEASDTEGEALLDDALETQQNLTIEIQPKARFLSTVEESEEFETARLTEDMTPPSATSLASYGFDSATTASNVQSTGESCIKSPGIFSLEELPEESKELPHPTQSSLAEQQYTECNKQAVESSEEAPTPSPARCALQPAGEKADDLHLPCFSAICEKPDTSFTGNV